From a region of the Arachis ipaensis cultivar K30076 chromosome B09, Araip1.1, whole genome shotgun sequence genome:
- the LOC107616562 gene encoding LOW QUALITY PROTEIN: serine/threonine-protein kinase prpf4B (The sequence of the model RefSeq protein was modified relative to this genomic sequence to represent the inferred CDS: deleted 1 base in 1 codon): MVTDSHDSRRKHRRSSSPEDADRSSKRHKHRHHSHRHRHSTKKRDEDTEYDRGTLARIPSPAPVSNSAPYSSLPDDDVEEGEILEEGEIGKKQTESDAEPGEIELSGNRDSRSDNKIPGPVTKNSKTGKEDRSHGKYVSPALDTADKHPGLHDDYGSPNQSSPELKGGKNARDTKDGLGNGYLNPKSSKEDKKQNEGPGQLRGNEKLKGDYEEKEIQANGIKHNYHTNSSSDSEGEKYRMLRSSPSHDRCRSRSRSSGHPRDRSRSRSIADEYAHSKKRHSRDQGSLHHSGRDKTDYEHDEEGMRARGREHGRGNADLLVDDRRGRSSRYRSRESQDRSRDSHVDRDLYREKKRDEASRNREVDWVRKTEKERERSYERDRRDRFERDRRRGKERDRSRDNTRGGERGRDWDSERDDKNRERDHIKERERRDDRYRHTDKDTAYNKDKHLRHEDGEDIRDRYRKHSRHEETEYHRERNRNSDSVKFYNSARSAMEENESKLERGEAEQDYLDEDTLQLPEQEEEDLNRIKEESRRRREAIMEKYKKQHQQAEQAAENEGKDKESVDIPTDVPEAHDGKNDGIDDVETSFAVGKSTPENLNGASKKISGAGGLGEGTPKSERSDDMFCDDIFGETPTGVRKSGKGDGILIERVGLHDNWDDAEGYYSYRFGEILDGRYEVTAAHGRGVFSTVVRAKNLKTGNGEPDEVAIKIIRNNDTMYKAGMDELVILKKLVGADPDDKRHCVRFLSSFKYRNHLCLVFESLNMNLREVLKKFGRNIGLRLTAVRAYAKQLFIALKHLRNCGVLHCDIKPDNMLVNEAKNVLKLCDFGNAMFAGKNEVTPYLVSRFYRAPEIILGLQYDHPLDIWSVGCCLYELYTGKVLFPGLTNNDMLRLHMELKGPFPKKMLRKGAFTDQHFDQDLTFLATEEDPVTKKTIKRMILNIKPKDIGTIITGSPGEDPKMLANFKDLMDKIFILDPDKRLTVSQALNHPFITGK; this comes from the exons ATGGTAACCGATTCCCACGACTCTCGTCGCAAGCATCGCCGATCCTCCTCTCCGGAAGACGCCGATAGATCCTCGAAGCGCCACAAGCACCGCCACCATAGCCACCGCCATCGCCACTCCACCAAGAAACGCGATGAAGACACCGAATACGATCGCGGAACTCTTGCTAGGATTCCTTCTCCAGCTCCTGTTTCTAACTCTGCTCCGTATAGCTCTCTCCCTGACGACGACGTCGAGGAGGGAGAGATTCTCGAAGAAGGTGAGATTGGAAAAAAGCAGACAGAATCTGATGCAGAGCCTGGTGAAATTGAGCTGTCAGGAAATCGAGATTCTCGATCCGATAACAAAATTCCG GGACCTgtcacaaaaaattcaaaaactggAAAGGAGGACAGAAGTCATGGTAAATATGTTAGTCCTGCATTGGATACTGCAGACAAGCACCCTGGACTTCATGATGACTATGGTTCTCCTAACCAGTCAAGCCCTGAGCTGAAAGGTGGAAAGAATGCTAGAGATACTAAAGATGGTTTGGGTAATGGGTATTTGAACCCTAAATCATCCAAAGAAGATAAGAAGCAGAATGAGGGCCCTGGACAATTGAGAGGAAATGAGAAACTAAAAGGTGACTATGAAGAGAAAGAGATACAGGCAAATGGAATAAAACATAATTACCATACAAATTCATCATCTGATAGTGAAGGTGAAAAATATAGAATGTTAAGAAGTTCTCCTTCTCATGATAGATGTAGAAGTCGATCAAGATCAAGTGGTCATCCTAGGGACAGATCTCGTTCTCGTAGTATAGCAGATGAATATGCTCATTCCAAGAAAAGGCACTCTAGGGATCAAGGGTCCCTTCATCATAGTGGCAGAGATAAGACTGACTATGAGCATGATGAGGAAGGAATGAGAGCACGTGGAAGGGAGCATGGTCGTGGCAATGCAGACTTGTTGGTAGATGACAGGAGGGGACGTAGTTCCAGGTATCGTAGTCGAGAGTCCCAGGATCGCAGTAGGGACAGTCATGTGGATAGGGATTTATACAGGGAAAAGAAACGAGACGAAGCAAGCAGGAATAGGGAGGTTGATTGGGTGCGTAAAACAGAAAAGGAACGTGAAAGGAGCTATGAGAGGGATAGAAGGGACAGA TTTGAGAGGGATAGAAGAAGGGGAAAGGAAAGGGACAGGAGTAGGGATAATACAAGGGGTGGTGAGAGAGGAAGAGATTGGGATAGTGAAAGGGATGATAAGAATCGGGAAAGAGATCACATTAAGGAGAGGGAGAGGCGAGATGATAGATATAGGCACACTGATAAAGACACCGCATATAATAAGGATAAGCATTTGCGTCATGAGGATGGTGAAGACATTCGAGACAGATATAGAAAACATTCAAGACACGAAGAAACTGAATATCATCGGGAGAGAAACAGGAATTCTGATTCTGTAAAATTTTATAATTCTGCAAGAAGTGCCATGGAAGAGAATGAAAGCAAGCTAGAAAG AGGTGAGGCTGAACAAGATTACTTAGATGAGGATACTCTGCAATTACCAGAGCAAGAAGAGGAAGATCTGAATAGGATTAAGGAGGAAAGTAGACGGAGAAGGGAAGCAATAATGGAGAAATACAAGAAGCAGCATCAGCAAGCAGAACAGGCAGCTGAAAATGAAGGAAAAG ACAAGGAATCCGTGGACATTCCTACTGATGTTCCTGAAGCACATGATGGCAAGAATGATGGTATTGATGATGTAGAAACATCATTTGCTGTTGGGAAATCTACTCCTGAAAATTTGAATGGTGCTTCTAAGAAGATATCTGGTGCTGGTGGCCTGGGTGAGGGTACTCCTAAG AGTGAAAGATCAGACGACATGTTTTGTGATGATATATTTGGTGAGACACCAACTGGAGTTCGGAAATCA GGAAAAGGGGATGGTATACTGATTGAGAGGGTTGGCCTACATGACAATTGGGATGACGCAGAGGGGTATTACA GCTATCGTTTTGGTGAAATACTTGATGGCCGATACGAAGTCACTGCTGCACATGGGAGGGGTGTTTTTTCAACAGTGGTTCGGGCAAAGAATCTCAAGACTGGTAATGGTGAGCCAGATGAAGTTGCTATAAAAATCATTCGTAATAATGACACCAT GTACAAGGCTGGTATGGATGAGTTGGTCATACTGAAGAAATTAGTAGGTGCAGATCCAGATGATAAGCGTCATTGTGTTCGTTTCCTTTCAAGTTTTAAGTACAGGAATCACCTTTGTTTAGTTTTTGAATCTCTTAATATGAATCTGCGTGAAGTATTAAAGAAGTTTGGTCGCAATATTGGCCTTAGGCTAACAGCTGTGAGAGCATATGCAAAGCAACTATTTATTGCCCTGAAGCATCTTCGGAACTGTGGTGTTCTTCATTGTGATATAAAGCCTGATAATATGTTG GTGAACGAGGCTAAAAATGTCTTGAAGCTTTGCGACTTTGGTAATGCTATGTTTGCTGGTAAGAATGAAGTCACACCATATCTTGTCAGTCGGTTTTATCGGGCCCCTGAAATAA TTCTTGGCTTGCAATATGATCATCCGTTGGATATTTGGTCAGTAGGCTGTTGTTTGTATGAGCTCTATACAGGGAAAGTTCTTTTTCCAGGTCTTACAAACAATGACATGCTTAGGCTTCACATGGAATTAAAGGGTCCTTTTCCAAAGAAGATGCTGCGTAAG GGAGCATTCACTGACCAACATTTTGATCAGGACCTGACTTTTCTTGCTACTGAAGAGGATCCTGTGACAAAAAAG ACGATAAAGCGGATGATTCTCAACATAAAACCAAAAGATATTGGAACAATCATCACAGGCTCTCCTGGAGAGGATCCAAAGATGTTAGCCAACTTCAAGGATCTCATGGATAAAATTTTTATCTTG
- the LOC107618069 gene encoding uncharacterized protein LOC107618069, translating into MASCGYVRWEEVWVSREKGRREVHYVLRRRDGSSDLALVGKEKSLRHMFYHYALPTQKKLLASMGSSVSFSKLKSRKEVVDWLDSLFSESSAENSARAADAETLKDNQLGKLGHGTKEFLWLGSPWTCKKRRNHYQSFKRNGFKISVYDFVYVLAEEGKRLVAYLEDMYEDSRGNRMVVVRWFHKIDEVGIDLPHDFCEREVFFSLYLQDLSIECIDGLASVVTPQHYEKLQSVARYTLWEPFICRKQFDNDDVKPFDVSQLKGYWKQDIIRFMCAPSESRSHGSSGLSDNSQGNSDPAAESRPKKRRRLTKVGSKEVADLAAIKLDLSNSKSNTKIGTGKTSLKNVSDDYLVVGSQVEVLSQDSGMRGCWFRASIVKMHKNKVKVQYQDIQDAVDETKKLEEWVLASKISAHDDLRLRKYGRNKIRPVPPPHRFEKSTGVDVGSIVDVWWHDGWWEGIVVKIVSEAKYRVYFPGEKLVSMFDLDNLRQSQEWIGNEWVKMRGRPDLVDSVLSTLKAKQGPCKSSELSTEDVIQSKEADACLDSEGDKSKKPVLFPDLLKDDILSQLRWSSRKRRRSNGTSLGSDKDRRKSPNSLESDASDSFVIPAFVNAEHDDFTYGGDPSVFNSSVVPSLTNLVMCR; encoded by the exons ATGGCGTCGTGTGGGTACGTGAGGTGGGAGGAAGTTTGGGTGTCGAGGGAGAAGGGAAGGAGGGAGGTGCATTACGTTCTGAGGAGAAGGGATGGGAGCTCAGATCTGGCACTTGTTGGCAAAGAGAAGAGCTTGAGGCACATGTTTTATCACTATGCGCTTCCCACCCAGAAGAAGCTTCTTGCTTCCATGGGGTCTTCTGTGTCTTTCTCCAAGCTCAAATCTCGCAAAGAAGTCGTTGATTGGTTGGATTCCCTATTCTCTG AATCCTCCGCAGAGAATTCAGCTCGTGCAGCTGATGCTGAAACCTTGAAG GATAATCAATTGGGGAAGCTGGGCCATGGTACAAAAGAATTCTTATGGTTAGGGTCTCCTTGGACTTgcaagaaaagaagaaatcacTATCAGTCATTTAAGCGAAACGGTTTTAAGATATCT GTTTATGATTTTGTATATGTTTTAGCAGAAGAAGGCAAACGTCTGGTTGCCTACTTGGAAGACATGTATGAGGATTCCAGAGGCAACAGGATGGTTGTGGTACGATGGTTTCACAAAATTGATGAGGTTGGTATCGATTTGCCTCATGATTTTTGTGAGAGAGAggttttcttttctctttatctTCAAGATCTAAGTATTGAATGCATAGATGGATTGGCTTCTGTCGTTACTCCACAACATTACGAAAAGCTTCAGAGTGTTGCGAGATATACTCTCTGGGAGCCATTCATATGCAGAAAACAATTTGATAATGATGATGTTAAACCCTTCGATGTATCCCAGCTTAAGGGTTACTGGAAACAAGATATAATCAGATTCATGTGTGCGCCTTCTGAATCAAGGTCTCATGGGAGTTCTGGTCTGTCTGACAATAGTCAAGGAAACTCTGATCCAGCTGCTGAGAGTAGACCTAAGAAGAGGCGGCGCCTGACAAAAGTTGGTAGCAAAGAAGTGGCTGATTTGGCTGCTATTAAACTAGATTTGAGTAATTCTAAATCCAATACCAAAATTGGAACGGGAAAGACTTCGTTGAAGAATGTTTCTGATGACTATTTAGTTGTAGGTTCCCAAGTTGAGGTTCTCTCACAGGACAGTGGAATGAGAGGCTGTTGGTTCAGAGCCTCTATTGTTAAGATGCACAAAAATAAAGTGAAGGTTCAATATCAAGACATTCAGGATGCCGTTGATGAAACCAAGAAGCTCGAG GAATGGGTTTTGGCTTCCAAAATCTCAGCTCATGATGATCTGAGGCTACGGAAGTATGGAAGGAATAAGATTCGGCCAGTCCCACCACCTCATAGATTTGAAAAATCCACGGGGGTTGATGTTGGTTCCATTGTTGATGTTTGGTGGCATGACGGTTGGTGGGAAGGCATTGTTGTTAAAATAGTGTCTGAAGCTAAATATCGTGTTTATTTCCCAG GGGAGAAGTTGGTGTCAATGTTTGACCTTGATAACCTACGACAGTCTCAAGAATGGATAGGGAATGAGTGGGTGAAGATGAGGGGAAGGCCTGACCTTGTGGATTCTGTATTGTCAACCTTAAAGGCAAAACAAGGTCCCTGCAAATCAAGTGAATTATCCACAGAAGATGTCATACAATCAAAGGAGGCTGATGCATGCTTGGATTCTGAAGGGGATAAAAGTAAGAAGCCTGTGTTGTTTCCAGACCTCTTGAAAGATGATATACTATCTCAATTACGGTGGTCATCTAGGAAGAGGAGACGTAGTAATGGCACCTCTTTGGGAAGCGATAAAGATAGGAGAAAGTCCCCAAACTCTCTGGAATCTGATGCTTCTGACAGTTTTGTGATTCCAGCATTTGTGAATGCTGAACATGACGACTTCACATATGGAGGGGATCCTTCTGTTTTCAACTCTTCGGTTGTCCCTTCCTTAACCAACTTAGTTATGTGTAGGTAA